Proteins encoded within one genomic window of Gigantopelta aegis isolate Gae_Host chromosome 2, Gae_host_genome, whole genome shotgun sequence:
- the LOC121387624 gene encoding uncharacterized protein LOC121387624, giving the protein MKCLVICVVLLGVFLLCSAKHERSRNNSGKHRHFRHRGRKLASRLLDEIEDLKKQLAKCQGIKEGSGPATDAPVTEEPTTEAPTTEAPTTKAPTTEAVVITTIPGNAII; this is encoded by the exons ATGAAGTGTTTGGTGATTTGCGTCGTGTTGCTCGGAGTTTTCCTCCTGTGTTCCGCAAAACATGAGCGTTCCAGAAACAATTCTGGAAAGCATCGACATTTCAGGCACAGGGGCAGGAAACT AGCTTCGCGCCTGCTGGACGAAATTGAAGATCTGAAGAAGCAGTTGGCTAAGTGTCAAG gAATCAAAGAGGGATCAGGGCCAGCTACGGATGCACCAGTCACTGAAGAACCAACCACCGAGGCACCAACCACAGAGGCACCAACCACCAAGGCACCAACCACCGAGGCTGTAGTGATAACAACAATACCGGGTAATgcaattatttag